A genomic segment from Thiomicrorhabdus aquaedulcis encodes:
- a CDS encoding M23 family metallopeptidase has translation MMLAKRFLTNSWQAIALSSLLVGMLVWDGGVSSKWQETTASFLNNEHEHGKLLPGLKVPDDTTLLTNSTVAKGHNLTKTASDTASIDKHFIAKRFSFEARDSSMDVEAHIDEVQARPLNQRQSLEALLDQQAAALSASEVAQKWNGMSHAAKVYMLSMVPNGHPLAEFKGISSSFGFRTHPITGLRQMHSGLDYRGERGDDILATADGLVDFSNFSEGSGFGNLVTIMHANGFETRYGHLKRSVVKVGDYVRKGQKIGEMGNTGRSSGVHLHYEVVFVERRIDPSPFGEWTLTNFDTVLNEVKDVPWHGLNQFVENRVTHMQTRLAFKSPLLIVK, from the coding sequence ATGATGTTGGCAAAGCGTTTTTTAACGAACTCATGGCAAGCCATCGCACTGTCTTCTTTGTTAGTGGGTATGCTGGTGTGGGATGGTGGTGTGTCGTCAAAGTGGCAAGAGACCACTGCGAGCTTTTTAAATAATGAGCACGAACACGGCAAATTATTACCTGGGCTTAAGGTGCCAGATGATACAACCCTATTGACAAACTCAACGGTCGCTAAAGGTCATAATTTGACCAAAACCGCTTCTGACACTGCCAGCATTGATAAACACTTTATTGCTAAGAGGTTTTCATTTGAAGCGCGTGATTCATCAATGGATGTTGAGGCTCATATTGATGAGGTACAGGCTCGGCCACTTAATCAACGCCAGAGTTTAGAGGCGTTATTGGATCAACAAGCCGCCGCTCTCAGTGCGAGTGAAGTCGCCCAAAAATGGAATGGCATGAGTCATGCCGCTAAAGTGTATATGTTGTCTATGGTGCCAAATGGTCATCCATTGGCTGAGTTTAAGGGGATTAGTAGCTCATTTGGTTTTAGAACCCACCCCATTACCGGCTTAAGACAAATGCACAGCGGGTTAGATTATCGGGGCGAACGTGGAGACGATATTTTAGCCACTGCAGATGGTTTAGTTGATTTTTCAAACTTTAGTGAAGGTTCTGGTTTTGGTAATTTAGTCACTATCATGCATGCTAATGGATTTGAAACGCGCTATGGTCACCTTAAACGATCTGTTGTAAAAGTGGGCGATTACGTTCGTAAGGGTCAAAAAATTGGTGAGATGGGTAATACCGGTCGTTCATCTGGGGTGCATTTACATTACGAAGTGGTGTTTGTTGAGCGACGTATAGATCCTTCACCGTTTGGAGAGTGGACGTTAACAAACTTTGATACTGTATTAAATGAAGTGAAAGATGTCCCATGGCATGGTTTAAATCAATTTGTGGAAAATCGTGTAACCCATATGCAAACCCGACTGGCCTTTAAAAGTCCGTTGTTAATTGTCAAATAA
- a CDS encoding aspartate-semialdehyde dehydrogenase, producing MTKLYDVAVVGATGAVGETILKVLEERKFPVGKLYPLASSRSAGKKVEFNGQWIEVLDLETFDFSKAQIGLFSPGASVSAIYAPKAAAAGCVVIDNTSQFRYDDDIPLVVPEVNPHAIADYKNRGIIANPNCSTIQMLVALKPIYDAVGIKRINVATYQAVSGTGKEAIEELAKQTANLLNMKSVECNVYPKQIAFNCIPQIDVFMDNGYTKEEMKMVWETKKIMGDERILVNPTAVRVPVFFGHSEAVHIETERKITAQQAKELMRNAPGIVLIDEHVDGGYPTAVSDAANTDPVYVGRIREDISTENGLNIWVVADNVRKGAATNTVQIAEVLIKDYL from the coding sequence ATGACCAAGTTATACGATGTGGCCGTGGTTGGTGCAACTGGTGCGGTTGGCGAAACTATTTTAAAGGTATTAGAAGAACGCAAATTTCCAGTGGGAAAATTATATCCTTTAGCCAGCAGTCGCTCTGCGGGTAAAAAGGTTGAATTTAACGGACAGTGGATCGAAGTCTTAGATCTTGAAACCTTTGATTTTTCTAAAGCGCAAATTGGCTTATTTTCGCCCGGCGCTAGTGTATCAGCCATTTACGCACCCAAGGCGGCCGCGGCAGGTTGTGTGGTTATTGATAACACGTCACAATTTCGCTACGACGATGATATTCCGTTAGTGGTACCAGAGGTTAATCCACACGCCATTGCCGATTATAAAAATCGCGGTATTATCGCTAACCCAAACTGTTCAACCATTCAAATGTTGGTGGCCTTAAAGCCTATTTATGACGCGGTGGGTATTAAACGTATTAACGTAGCCACGTATCAAGCGGTGTCGGGCACGGGCAAAGAAGCCATTGAAGAGTTGGCAAAGCAAACAGCCAATTTACTGAACATGAAGTCGGTTGAATGCAATGTGTACCCTAAGCAAATTGCCTTTAACTGCATTCCGCAAATTGATGTGTTTATGGACAATGGCTACACCAAAGAAGAGATGAAAATGGTGTGGGAAACCAAAAAAATTATGGGCGATGAACGTATTTTGGTTAACCCAACTGCAGTTCGTGTGCCCGTGTTTTTTGGCCACAGCGAAGCGGTACACATTGAAACTGAACGCAAAATTACGGCACAGCAAGCCAAAGAGTTAATGCGTAATGCTCCAGGGATTGTATTGATTGATGAGCATGTTGACGGAGGCTATCCAACAGCAGTGAGCGATGCGGCCAATACTGATCCGGTGTATGTTGGGCGAATTCGTGAAGACATTTCAACTGAAAATGGTTTGAATATTTGGGTAGTTGCAGACAATGTTCGTAAAGGTGCGGCTACCAATACCGTACAAATCGCCGAAGTGTTAATTAAAGACTATTTATAA
- the truA gene encoding tRNA pseudouridine(38-40) synthase TruA translates to MNKRIALGVEYMGTQYCGWQRQQHCASVQSHLEQALSAIAATPISVHCAGRTDTGVHALGQVAHFETTVIRPNRAWLQGVNTHLPGDIRVGWVNTNLADDFHARFSAVARQYRYVIYNRPVHSAVLFNRVTWEKTPLDANAMHQAAQALIGEQDFSSFRASTCQSTHARREVQWVTVSRKGDFVFIDVQANAFLHHMVRNIAGSLLQVGKGAVGIEWLAEVLAKLDRTQAAPTAPACGLYFVNALYPDACGIERVSLNEVLWQ, encoded by the coding sequence ATGAATAAGCGCATTGCACTCGGTGTTGAGTATATGGGTACACAGTATTGTGGTTGGCAACGTCAACAACATTGTGCCTCAGTGCAAAGTCATTTAGAGCAGGCGCTTAGCGCCATTGCCGCTACGCCCATTAGCGTGCATTGTGCAGGGCGAACCGACACTGGCGTGCACGCGTTGGGTCAAGTAGCGCATTTTGAAACTACTGTTATACGTCCTAATCGCGCTTGGTTGCAGGGTGTAAATACTCATCTACCTGGCGACATTAGAGTAGGTTGGGTAAACACCAATCTGGCTGATGATTTTCATGCGCGTTTTTCGGCCGTTGCTCGGCAATATCGTTATGTTATTTACAACCGTCCAGTTCACTCGGCAGTACTGTTCAATCGAGTGACGTGGGAGAAAACACCCTTAGATGCTAACGCCATGCACCAAGCAGCGCAAGCGTTGATTGGTGAGCAAGATTTTTCTTCGTTTAGAGCGTCAACCTGTCAATCTACGCATGCTCGACGTGAAGTGCAGTGGGTGACCGTTAGCCGTAAAGGTGATTTTGTATTTATTGATGTTCAGGCGAATGCGTTTTTGCATCACATGGTGCGCAACATTGCGGGCAGTTTACTTCAAGTGGGAAAAGGTGCAGTGGGTATTGAGTGGTTGGCAGAGGTTTTGGCAAAGTTAGATCGCACCCAAGCCGCACCCACTGCACCGGCTTGCGGACTGTATTTTGTTAATGCACTGTATCCCGACGCATGTGGTATTGAGCGTGTTTCTTTGAATGAAGTCTTATGGCAGTGA
- a CDS encoding phosphoribosylanthranilate isomerase yields the protein MAVSELMRTRVKICGLTSIDDALMVAASGADAIGLVFYEPSPRHVTIEQAQKIAQAIPAFVTKTALFVNPTVEYVQDVLRMVKIDLLQFHGDESPAFCEQFGLSYIKAIRMQADTNLLQIAHAYDLSAGLLLDAYKEGVPGGTGEQFNWSWVPACFPKPIILAGGLEPGNIANAIAQVKPWAVDVSGGVEESKGVKSGQKITQFMQQVAMR from the coding sequence ATGGCAGTGAGTGAATTGATGCGAACTCGTGTTAAAATCTGCGGTCTTACATCAATTGATGATGCGTTGATGGTGGCTGCAAGTGGGGCAGATGCAATTGGTTTGGTGTTTTATGAACCCAGTCCTCGCCACGTCACTATAGAGCAGGCGCAAAAGATTGCCCAAGCAATACCAGCGTTTGTAACGAAAACGGCACTGTTTGTAAATCCAACGGTTGAGTACGTTCAAGACGTATTGCGGATGGTAAAAATTGATTTGTTACAGTTTCACGGGGATGAATCCCCCGCTTTTTGTGAGCAGTTTGGCTTAAGTTATATAAAAGCCATTCGCATGCAAGCCGACACCAATTTACTTCAGATTGCTCACGCGTATGATTTGAGTGCGGGTTTATTATTGGATGCGTACAAAGAAGGTGTGCCAGGCGGCACTGGTGAGCAGTTTAATTGGTCTTGGGTGCCAGCTTGTTTTCCTAAACCAATTATTTTGGCCGGTGGCTTAGAGCCCGGCAATATTGCAAACGCTATTGCTCAAGTGAAACCTTGGGCGGTTGATGTGAGTGGTGGGGTTGAAGAGAGTAAAGGTGTAAAATCGGGACAAAAAATAACGCAGTTTATGCAACAAGTGGCAATGCGCTAG
- the trpB gene encoding tryptophan synthase subunit beta yields MTIDYAKFPDKNGHFGPYGGIFAPETLMAALEQLNQEYESVKHDPAFLTEISDDLRDYVGRPTPLYHAKRWSEHLGGAKIYLKREDLNHTGAHKINNTIGQALLAKRLGKTRIIAETGAGQHGVASATIAARLGLECVVYMGADDVIRQSPNVARMKMLGATVVAVQSGTRTLKDALNEAMRDWVTNVDDTFYIIGTVAGPHPYPAMVRDFQAVIGQEARAQILEKEGRLPDAIMACVGGGSNAIGLFHKFLPDDSVKIYGVEAAGHGLDTDQHAAPLCKGKPGVLHGNRTYLVQDKNGQISGTHSISAGMDYPGVGPEHSWLKDIGRVNYVAVNDEEALQGFRDLTRFEGIIPALESSHALAYATKLAPTMAKDQIIIINLSGRGDKDMNTIAQIEGFKF; encoded by the coding sequence ATGACGATTGATTATGCAAAATTTCCGGATAAAAACGGGCACTTTGGACCTTATGGGGGTATTTTTGCACCTGAAACTCTTATGGCGGCGTTAGAGCAGCTTAACCAAGAATATGAAAGCGTAAAGCATGACCCGGCATTTTTAACAGAAATCAGCGATGATTTACGTGATTATGTGGGACGTCCTACCCCTTTGTACCACGCAAAGCGTTGGTCTGAGCACTTGGGTGGCGCTAAAATTTATTTGAAACGCGAAGATTTAAATCACACGGGTGCGCACAAAATTAACAACACTATTGGCCAAGCTTTGTTGGCTAAACGGTTGGGCAAAACTCGTATTATTGCAGAAACAGGCGCAGGTCAGCATGGCGTAGCAAGTGCTACCATTGCGGCTCGTCTGGGTCTGGAGTGTGTGGTTTATATGGGGGCGGACGATGTGATTAGACAATCGCCCAACGTAGCACGCATGAAAATGCTGGGTGCAACGGTGGTGGCGGTTCAGTCGGGAACAAGAACGCTAAAAGATGCTTTAAACGAGGCTATGCGTGATTGGGTAACCAATGTTGACGACACCTTTTATATTATTGGTACGGTAGCCGGGCCGCATCCCTATCCTGCGATGGTGCGTGATTTTCAGGCGGTGATTGGTCAAGAGGCGCGCGCGCAAATATTAGAAAAAGAGGGCCGTTTACCCGATGCCATTATGGCGTGCGTAGGCGGTGGTTCTAACGCAATTGGACTGTTTCACAAGTTTTTGCCCGATGACAGTGTAAAAATTTATGGTGTAGAGGCAGCGGGGCATGGTTTAGATACTGATCAGCACGCAGCGCCCTTGTGCAAAGGTAAACCTGGTGTATTGCACGGCAATCGCACTTACTTGGTTCAAGATAAAAATGGTCAAATCAGCGGCACACATTCAATATCCGCTGGTATGGATTATCCTGGTGTTGGTCCTGAGCATTCTTGGTTAAAAGACATTGGACGTGTTAATTACGTGGCGGTAAATGACGAAGAGGCCTTGCAAGGCTTTAGAGATTTAACTCGGTTTGAAGGTATTATTCCGGCGTTAGAGTCGAGTCACGCTTTAGCCTACGCCACCAAATTGGCGCCAACTATGGCAAAAGATCAAATTATTATCATTAACCTATCAGGCCGTGGTGATAAAGACATGAATACTATCGCCCAAATCGAAGGGTTTAAGTTTTAA
- the trpA gene encoding tryptophan synthase subunit alpha — translation MSRIQTTLAALKAAHKTALIPYITAGDPQPNATVALMHLLVEKGADIIELGVPFSDPMADGPVIQKAVERALRHNVSLDDVLEFVRVFREKNSRTPIILMGYLNPIEAQGYEAFAHAAKSVGVDGVLTVDMPPEESQGYLQALQADGLDRVFLVSPTTPDGRLNAVNQKGSGFVYYVSLKGVTGSSELNTHAVSDQVNALRTKLDLPIGIGFGINNGQTAFEMAKVGDAVIVGSALVNLIEANEAHGLYDIELAIGEKMTEFRDALDRADALKAH, via the coding sequence ATGAGCAGAATTCAAACTACCTTAGCGGCGTTAAAAGCGGCGCATAAAACCGCGTTAATTCCTTACATTACCGCCGGTGATCCACAACCCAACGCCACTGTGGCCTTAATGCATTTATTGGTTGAAAAGGGTGCAGACATTATTGAGTTGGGTGTGCCTTTTTCAGATCCTATGGCCGATGGCCCGGTCATTCAAAAGGCGGTTGAGCGTGCATTGCGTCATAACGTTAGTTTGGACGATGTGCTGGAGTTTGTGCGGGTATTCCGTGAAAAAAATAGCCGCACGCCTATTATATTGATGGGCTACTTAAATCCCATTGAAGCTCAAGGCTATGAAGCATTTGCTCATGCGGCTAAGTCGGTGGGTGTAGACGGAGTATTAACCGTGGACATGCCTCCCGAAGAGTCGCAAGGTTATTTACAAGCGTTGCAAGCCGATGGCTTAGACAGAGTGTTTTTGGTGTCGCCAACCACGCCAGACGGTCGTTTAAATGCTGTGAATCAAAAAGGCAGTGGTTTTGTGTATTACGTTTCATTAAAAGGGGTTACGGGGTCGAGCGAATTGAATACTCATGCCGTTTCTGACCAAGTAAATGCGTTAAGAACAAAATTAGATTTACCCATTGGCATAGGGTTTGGCATTAATAATGGCCAAACGGCTTTTGAAATGGCCAAAGTCGGGGATGCCGTGATTGTCGGTTCAGCCTTAGTAAATTTGATTGAAGCGAATGAGGCGCATGGCTTGTATGACATTGAATTGGCCATTGGTGAAAAAATGACAGAATTTCGTGATGCGCTCGACCGTGCAGACGCATTAAAAGCGCATTAA
- a CDS encoding bifunctional folylpolyglutamate synthase/dihydrofolate synthase, with the protein MNKPTHQSSLSQWIEWLLNLHANEIDLGIERVKKVALCMQINKPAPLVISVAGTNGKGSSVAIAVSILSAAGYQVGAYTSPHIERFNERIQVNGQCVSDKKIVDAFVRIEAARQGVKLTYFEFATLAALVIFKDMALDVVVLEVGLGGRLDAVNLVDADGALITAIDIDHIDWLGSDRSVIATEKAGIMRTGKLAVCSDPKPPESLALYAKKHDVALKQLNQDFSFTLNDQAWSFITADSFFDTKNYSESTLINLPMPALKGAFQLANAAGVVALLQLFGARLPVSEASIRLGLQRVKHPGRLQSLKVGQANWLIDVAHNPQSAQALAVFLANITDASVNDLTDTAVDASATHQAWLNSLNTLNSKMCSTQLSSAPHPAQRVAIFSVLADKDALPMIAVMAPHIQTWYVADLAIARASQTADIVNWLHQAGVDNKNIVTCTSISDAVKQVLSQNLSDVVVWGSFFTVSQTYAALRLLGKMDG; encoded by the coding sequence ATGAATAAACCAACGCATCAATCGAGTTTGTCGCAATGGATTGAGTGGTTACTCAATTTACACGCTAATGAGATTGATTTGGGCATTGAGCGGGTTAAAAAAGTCGCGCTGTGCATGCAAATTAACAAACCAGCACCTTTGGTTATAAGCGTAGCGGGCACCAACGGAAAAGGTTCTAGCGTTGCTATCGCCGTGTCTATTTTAAGTGCGGCGGGTTATCAAGTCGGTGCTTACACCTCACCGCACATTGAACGGTTTAACGAACGTATTCAGGTCAATGGCCAATGTGTCAGCGACAAAAAAATTGTAGATGCGTTTGTAAGAATAGAAGCGGCTAGACAGGGTGTTAAGCTTACCTATTTTGAGTTTGCCACATTGGCCGCTTTAGTCATTTTTAAGGATATGGCATTGGATGTGGTGGTGCTGGAAGTGGGCTTGGGTGGTCGTTTAGATGCCGTAAACCTGGTGGACGCTGATGGTGCATTAATAACAGCCATTGATATTGATCATATTGATTGGCTGGGCAGTGATCGCAGTGTGATTGCCACCGAGAAAGCTGGCATTATGAGAACTGGCAAGTTGGCGGTTTGTTCTGATCCTAAGCCCCCTGAAAGTTTAGCTCTCTACGCCAAAAAGCACGATGTTGCGTTAAAGCAACTCAATCAAGATTTTAGTTTTACATTAAATGACCAGGCCTGGTCATTTATAACAGCAGATTCGTTTTTTGATACCAAAAACTATTCTGAATCTACTCTCATTAATTTACCAATGCCTGCGTTAAAAGGTGCTTTTCAGCTCGCTAACGCCGCAGGTGTTGTAGCGCTATTACAGCTGTTTGGTGCCCGTTTGCCGGTGAGCGAAGCGTCTATTAGGCTCGGTTTGCAAAGGGTTAAACATCCGGGGCGCTTGCAGTCACTTAAAGTCGGTCAAGCTAATTGGTTGATTGATGTTGCACATAATCCACAATCTGCTCAGGCTTTGGCCGTCTTTTTGGCTAATATAACAGACGCTTCAGTAAACGATTTAACCGATACTGCAGTAGATGCTTCTGCAACTCACCAGGCCTGGTTAAATTCTTTAAATACTTTAAATTCTAAAATGTGCTCAACTCAATTGAGTTCTGCACCACATCCTGCACAACGTGTGGCTATTTTTTCGGTGCTGGCAGATAAAGATGCATTGCCAATGATTGCCGTTATGGCTCCGCATATTCAAACCTGGTATGTGGCCGATTTAGCCATAGCACGCGCTAGCCAGACGGCTGATATTGTCAATTGGCTTCATCAAGCGGGTGTTGATAATAAAAATATTGTGACATGCACATCGATTAGTGATGCAGTAAAGCAGGTGTTGAGCCAAAATTTATCTGATGTGGTAGTTTGGGGGTCATTTTTTACCGTATCTCAAACGTATGCAGCCTTGAGGCTTCTGGGCAAAATGGATGGATGA
- a CDS encoding SPOR domain-containing protein → MDEVSKYRLMGATIWLGLLVLIVPTWYSNPVNFSPVGHQQEVEQSTRPIVDQAYTLSPKDQNIEEPQLNKIVESTISATTNAVDKGLQTTPNNTDSAQAPPSLSAKSQWIVRVSSYPSSVQAKALEAELKANYKVAIKYFEKSKVYSVRTGPYDSKNKAEADRIKLDKLLGTKSQVVEFR, encoded by the coding sequence ATGGATGAGGTCAGTAAATATCGACTAATGGGTGCCACTATTTGGCTGGGATTATTGGTGTTGATTGTGCCTACTTGGTACAGTAACCCGGTTAATTTCTCACCCGTTGGGCACCAACAAGAAGTAGAGCAGTCTACACGGCCTATTGTTGACCAAGCGTACACCTTGTCACCAAAAGATCAAAATATTGAAGAGCCACAACTTAATAAGATAGTTGAGTCAACCATCAGCGCGACTACTAATGCAGTCGATAAAGGTTTGCAAACTACTCCAAATAACACCGATTCGGCGCAAGCGCCGCCAAGTTTGTCTGCAAAAAGTCAATGGATTGTGCGAGTATCGTCTTATCCTAGTTCGGTTCAGGCTAAAGCGTTAGAGGCAGAATTAAAAGCCAACTATAAGGTGGCCATTAAGTATTTTGAAAAAAGTAAAGTGTATTCGGTACGAACAGGGCCTTATGACTCAAAAAATAAGGCCGAAGCGGATCGAATTAAATTGGATAAGTTATTAGGGACGAAATCTCAAGTCGTTGAGTTTCGTTAA
- the purF gene encoding amidophosphoribosyltransferase, with amino-acid sequence MCGIVGIVSVSQTAVNQEIYDALTVLQHRGQDAAGIVTCENGRFFQRKANGMVKDVFRTRHMRDLYGNMGIGHVRYPTAGSSSSAESQPFYVNSPYGIAMGHNGNLTNADELSEELFQQDLRHLNTNSDSEVLLNVFAHELMQQKKLAIDYNDVFNAVKGVHKRARGGYAAVGIIPGLGVFAFRDPFALRPIVVGKRQTEFGTDYMVASESVALVSLGFKIEKDLAPGEAVVMTENGQIFYEQCAENPVMTPCIFEFVYFARPDSMIDNISVYKSRLRMGEKLAEKIQREWPDNDIDVVMPIPDTSRTSALELAAKLGKPYREGFMKNRYIGRTFIMPGQHLRKKSVRQKLNPIDLEFEGKNVLLVDDSIVRGTTSGEIVQMAREAGAKKVYFASAAPAVRYPYVYGIDMPSASELVANNKTTDEVAEFIGADKLIYQDLEDLVDAVTFGNSKVKMFDTSCFSGIYATGDITPEYLASLDTARNDSAQSVKNEISKETVGLHNGN; translated from the coding sequence ATGTGCGGGATCGTTGGGATTGTTTCAGTAAGTCAAACAGCAGTCAATCAAGAAATTTATGATGCGTTAACTGTATTGCAGCATCGTGGACAAGATGCTGCAGGCATTGTGACCTGTGAAAATGGCCGGTTTTTTCAACGCAAAGCCAACGGCATGGTAAAAGACGTGTTTAGAACGCGTCACATGCGTGACTTATACGGCAATATGGGAATAGGTCATGTGCGTTATCCAACGGCGGGTTCATCATCAAGTGCCGAATCACAGCCGTTCTATGTAAACTCTCCTTACGGAATTGCAATGGGGCATAACGGTAATTTAACCAACGCCGATGAACTGAGTGAAGAGTTGTTTCAACAAGATTTACGCCATTTAAACACCAACTCTGATTCAGAAGTGTTATTAAATGTGTTTGCACATGAGTTAATGCAGCAAAAGAAATTGGCTATTGATTACAACGATGTCTTTAACGCTGTTAAAGGTGTGCACAAGCGTGCCAGGGGTGGTTATGCCGCTGTGGGGATTATTCCTGGTTTGGGCGTGTTTGCGTTTCGTGATCCTTTTGCATTGCGCCCAATTGTGGTTGGAAAGCGACAAACCGAGTTTGGAACCGATTACATGGTAGCCTCTGAAAGTGTGGCATTGGTTAGCCTCGGCTTTAAAATAGAAAAAGACTTAGCGCCAGGCGAAGCCGTAGTGATGACCGAAAATGGTCAAATATTTTACGAGCAGTGTGCCGAAAACCCAGTTATGACACCGTGCATTTTTGAGTTTGTTTACTTTGCTCGTCCAGATTCCATGATAGACAATATTTCTGTTTATAAATCACGTTTACGCATGGGTGAAAAATTGGCTGAAAAAATTCAGCGTGAGTGGCCTGATAATGACATTGATGTGGTAATGCCTATTCCTGATACCAGCCGGACTTCGGCTCTAGAATTGGCGGCTAAATTGGGCAAGCCCTATCGTGAAGGCTTTATGAAAAACCGCTATATTGGCCGCACTTTTATCATGCCAGGCCAACATTTGCGTAAAAAATCGGTACGTCAAAAGCTAAATCCTATTGATTTAGAGTTTGAAGGTAAAAACGTTTTATTGGTAGATGATTCGATTGTCCGTGGCACTACTTCGGGTGAAATTGTTCAAATGGCACGTGAAGCGGGCGCTAAAAAAGTCTATTTTGCATCTGCCGCACCGGCTGTGCGTTATCCCTACGTATACGGCATTGATATGCCATCGGCCTCGGAGTTAGTAGCCAACAATAAAACCACCGACGAAGTGGCTGAGTTTATTGGTGCTGATAAGTTAATTTATCAAGACCTAGAAGACTTGGTTGATGCGGTCACCTTTGGCAACTCCAAAGTCAAAATGTTTGATACCTCGTGCTTTAGTGGTATTTATGCAACTGGCGACATTACGCCTGAATATTTGGCATCGCTAGACACAGCACGTAATGACAGCGCACAGAGCGTTAAAAACGAAATTAGTAAAGAGACCGTTGGTTTACATAACGGTAATTAA
- a CDS encoding O-succinylhomoserine sulfhydrylase, with amino-acid sequence MNDFEIETLAIRAGYDQTAEQENSEAIFPTSSFRYHSAAQAAARFSGEEKGNVYSRFTNPTVRAFENRLALMEGGEACVGTASGMAAILSTFMALCQSDDHVVCSQSVFGTTKVLFTKYLAKFGLQVTFVSQTDIGQWQDAVQPNTKAFFLETPSNPLTEIADLAAISALAKQHDCWLIVDNCFCTPVLQRPLEQGADIVIHSATKFLDGQGRGIGGAVVGSLELVDEHVRGFMRTAGPSMSPFNAWIFLKGLETLPVRMAAHCQNALLLAQWLSEHPAVEQVYYPGLVTHPQYALACVQQSAGGGLVSFKIKGDRAAAWSVIDDTQMLSITANLGDVKTSITHPATTTHVRVEPEARLKAGITENLVRVSVGLEAIEDIKKDLARGLDKLI; translated from the coding sequence ATGAACGATTTTGAAATAGAAACCTTAGCGATTCGAGCAGGTTATGATCAAACTGCCGAGCAAGAAAACAGCGAGGCAATTTTTCCGACATCGAGTTTTCGTTATCATTCGGCCGCTCAAGCGGCGGCGCGGTTTAGCGGTGAAGAAAAAGGCAATGTCTATTCACGTTTTACCAACCCAACCGTTAGAGCGTTTGAAAATCGCTTGGCGCTTATGGAGGGCGGTGAAGCGTGTGTGGGAACGGCATCGGGCATGGCCGCAATTTTGTCTACCTTTATGGCGTTGTGTCAGTCAGATGATCACGTTGTGTGCTCGCAAAGTGTCTTTGGAACTACTAAAGTGCTTTTTACCAAATACTTGGCAAAGTTTGGTCTGCAAGTGACTTTTGTTTCGCAAACCGATATTGGCCAATGGCAGGATGCGGTTCAGCCCAATACCAAAGCGTTCTTTTTAGAAACGCCGTCCAATCCCTTAACCGAAATTGCCGATTTAGCCGCCATCAGCGCGTTAGCCAAACAGCATGATTGCTGGCTTATTGTGGATAACTGCTTTTGCACACCGGTTTTGCAACGCCCATTAGAGCAGGGGGCAGACATCGTAATCCATTCGGCCACTAAATTTTTAGACGGTCAAGGACGCGGCATTGGTGGAGCGGTAGTCGGTTCGTTAGAGTTGGTGGATGAACACGTTCGCGGTTTTATGCGCACTGCTGGACCGTCAATGAGTCCTTTTAATGCGTGGATTTTTTTAAAAGGTCTCGAAACGTTGCCGGTTAGAATGGCGGCGCACTGCCAGAATGCATTATTGCTGGCGCAATGGTTGTCAGAACACCCGGCGGTTGAGCAAGTCTATTACCCAGGCCTGGTCACTCATCCACAATACGCGTTGGCGTGTGTTCAGCAATCTGCTGGCGGTGGTTTGGTGAGTTTTAAAATAAAAGGCGATCGAGCCGCGGCTTGGTCGGTAATTGATGACACGCAAATGTTGTCCATTACCGCTAATTTAGGCGACGTTAAAACCAGCATTACTCATCCTGCCACCACAACGCACGTTAGGGTTGAACCAGAAGCACGTTTAAAAGCTGGCATTACCGAAAATTTAGTGCGTGTTTCGGTCGGTTTGGAAGCCATTGAAGACATTAAAAAAGATTTGGCGCGCGGTTTAGATAAGTTGATTTAA
- a CDS encoding YhbY family RNA-binding protein, with amino-acid sequence MIMIGANGVTDSVMAELDSTLTHHELLKIKIASNDRIERAATVEHIVQQTGALLVQTIGKTCVIYRQNEETELPLPKK; translated from the coding sequence ATGATTATGATTGGCGCCAACGGTGTTACCGACAGCGTCATGGCTGAGCTGGACAGTACTTTAACGCACCATGAACTGCTTAAAATCAAAATTGCGTCGAACGACCGCATTGAACGTGCAGCAACGGTTGAACACATTGTTCAGCAAACTGGGGCGTTACTGGTGCAAACAATTGGTAAAACCTGCGTAATTTATCGTCAAAACGAAGAAACAGAACTTCCATTGCCTAAAAAGTAA